TGCTGGGGAAACAGCAGATCAATCAGGTGTGGGTCGAGGCGGGCGCGCAGCTGGCCGGCGCGCTGCTGGAAGCGGGCGTGGTGGATGAGCTAATTGTTTATATGGCGCCTAAACTGCTGGGCGATAGCGCCCGTGGGCTGTGCGCCTTACCTGGCCTGAGCCAGCTGCGTGATGCGCCGCGGTTTAGCTTCAGCGATGTGCGTCAGGTCGGCTCCGATTTACGCCTGACGCTCAGGCCAGTTTAACGCCCTGCGGAAAAGCGGAAGCAGAGTGCGAAAGAGTGTGGTAGAATCCGCCCCCCTGCGGGGCCAATAAGAACCCTGAAAGGAAAATTATGAAAATTATCGAAGCTGCTGTTGCTACGCCGGAAGCGAAAGTCGCGATTATCATTGCGCGTTTCAACAACTTCATCAACGACAGCCTGCTGGATGGTGCGATCGATGCGTTAAAGCGCATTGGTCAGGTGAAAGATGAAAACATCACCGTTATCTGGGTGCCGGGCGCCTATGAATTGCCTATGACGGCTCGCGCCGTTGCCAATGCCGGAAAACACGATGCGGTTATCGCTCTGGGCACCGTAATCCGTGGCGGCACCGCGCACTTCGAATATGTTGCCGGCGAGGCCAGTTCAGGTCTTGCCAGCGTCGCTATGAATAGCGAAATCCCGGTCGCCTTTGGCGTCCTGACCACTGAAAATATCGAGCAGGCTATTGAACGCGCTGGTACCAAAGCGGGCAATAAAGGTGCGGAAGCTGCACTGACCGCGCTCGAAATGATTAACGTATTGAAAGCCATTAAAGCCTGATTTTTGTAAGGGGATTTTTGTGAAACCTGCTGCTCGTCGCCGCGCCCGTGAGTGTGCTGTCCAGGCGCTTTATTCCTGGCAGTTGTCCAATAATGACATTGCTGATATTGAAT
This Mixta hanseatica DNA region includes the following protein-coding sequences:
- the ribH gene encoding 6,7-dimethyl-8-ribityllumazine synthase, giving the protein MKIIEAAVATPEAKVAIIIARFNNFINDSLLDGAIDALKRIGQVKDENITVIWVPGAYELPMTARAVANAGKHDAVIALGTVIRGGTAHFEYVAGEASSGLASVAMNSEIPVAFGVLTTENIEQAIERAGTKAGNKGAEAALTALEMINVLKAIKA